AGGCGGGAGAGGTTTAAGGTGTACTCACAGAAAAGACCTCACGAAGTGCAGGCAGCTTCAGGGCAACGTCTGTGATGCCGCAGTCTTCGAGGTGGCAGCTAAAGAACAAAGTTATAATGAATCTTTCTGTGAAACTTAGTCAGCCATGTTTAAAATACTACTAAAATGACCTGAAGATGACCCTACCTGATAAAGGGCACCTCACTCTCCTCAGGATAAAGATTCTCCTCACTGCCCTGTAGTGACAACAGGTAATGAATGAATTAGACAGTCATTTTGTACAGCCTGGAACTGAAGGGACCGATACCCGAGTATTCTtgtatacactgtacatgttgaATTACATCAAACTCTGACTCAAAGTCAGTCTCGGAATCCATGTGCGGTGTATAAAAGGTGGAGTTCTTAACCCAGTGAGCAGTGTCCTCCTGTCCATCAGCCCACAGACGTCGGTAGTCCCTGGTCACCTCGTAGAAGGTTTTCtaagaataaaacaaatatcaAGATGCTGGACAAACCAGAGATAAAATGCAGCTCTGTACTGTAATCACATTTGGGCAGTATAATGAATTTACCACACAATCCTCCAGCAGGACGTTAACAAAGGTCTCCACACGGCGACAGGATACAAATGCAGTCACCGTTCCAGAGATACTCTGAAAGGAAAAAATGGATCAGACAGAATTAGACAAATTTGCACTTTTCAGAATGTTTAAGGACACAATAAACAAGCTCTCACCTGTATGCCAGTGAAAGAAACCTCACTGGTGGTGTAATAGGGGAATCCCTGTGAAAGAACATTTCaatttaaactcaaaatctaCAACTGCACACAAATTCTCATCTAATTAAAATAAAGCTGGATGTGAATAATCTTCTCTTACAAGATGATTTAAACAGCAGGTCTCAGCGATGGTGAACCACCACTGCTGGATCTCTGACCCTTCTACCACACATACAAAGTATCGTCTGATCTGTACTGACtagaaaacaaacacaaacaaatgaaTTAGTAGTTATAAACTAGAGAATATGTTTGTGTTACAGTTGCAACATTGCTTATTAATACTTTAATACCTCAAACTGAGAACGGTGGGATTCAGTTGAGAGGAACTGGATGATTCTGGACGTGCTGTGCAGTTCACGATTTCCAGAATGCTGTAAAATTACAGCACAAAGACCATAAATGTGTCTTTATAAAGCAGTTTTATACCACACATCGAACaatctaaacaataaaaatttgaGATGAGAGGGACCCTGATTCATCATTGGGCCTCGActgatttttgaattcatgGCCATTTAGGGCCTCCCATGAAACCACAACGATTTTGTTCACTAATAATGTGTCAGAAGTAATGATCATTACATCTCTCCCATCCCTAATCTAAAATATAAGAAATACTACCAGAAACACAGGTTCCTCAGTGGGTTGGTCAGGTTGCCAGTTTGGCATGTCGACCTTAAAAaagaacacacatacacacaaaaaataaatataaagtgataTGATGTAATTGTAGTGTTACAGTTTTATCCTAAATTAGATATACCTGAAAGTCACTGGTCTCATCCAATCCTTCTTCGTAGTCTATAATAaagaattattattgttattgtattaatttatttgtggtaAGTGCACAAACACTAATAAAAAAGTGGAGAATTTATATAGATTAATAATGTATGATCTAAATAATGCGTGTTCTGAACTAGGGCGTGTTTAGAAATCGACTGTGTAGTGTGCGACATTGGGTGTGTTTTGAAAAGATTCGTGTTTATGTTACAGTCTGGTAAACAAAGTTGCTATTTACAGCAAAttacttattaattaattatttatttattcattcatttatttatcagtgTTCCGTACAGAACTGACTCCAGCGAACcaaagtgcacaaagcttattagctaatggctaatagCTAAGCTGACCGGGGAGGGGGTGTGTTTTGTTTACCATGTGTGGCCGGCTGAGAGAGCTCAGTTGGCGGGTTGGTTCTTTGCCGGAGCCAGTAATACATCCAGCCGGCTGAACCCAAAACTACCACACCGGCGGCGCACGCCACCTTCCAGAGACTTCCCTCTGTGATTTTAGGCAGAAATTTGCCAAGGTCCATCAGTTTTTAGACAGCAAATCACTTGTTAAAAGAGATTTTTGTGGAGCGCAGAGCAACACGTCTGTATCTCAGCAATGCGGAAACACTAATGAAGCTGGTTACTAAGGTCGCTGCTTTTAACATCCTTAGAATGAGTCACGTGCTCATCACCTAAAAGATCCGTAATCATTTCATAAAATGAGaaatatttcttactttattttacagatTTAATTACATCTAAAAAGTTCTTAAAAGTACATATTTAAtgataaaactaataaaaactaataataataattggtttGATTCTAGGAGTCGATCAGAGTCGGTGCATCAATTTCACGTTATAACAATGAAGAGTCGATTCCTTGCCATGTGTTCAAATCAACTAACAGATTTCTCTGAACTGCCCAGTGTAGAGTTGAAGCAAAACAGGCATTATCACTTTAATAACATGAAAAAACTGTTAATAATAGCATTTAAACGTTACAAATTTACcattaaaatcatgttttattctttttaaggTTCTATTCCACTTCAGATGTTTCTTTTTATCTATTAGACGTCAAtataattacaaccccaaatcagaaaacgttgggacagcatggaaaatgcaaataataaaaaaacacagagtttcttacatttactttgacttttatttcattgcagacagaatgaacctgagatatttcatgttttgtctggtcaatttcatttcatttattaataaacatccattcctgcatttcaggtctgcaacacattccaaaagaaagttgggacagtaaagcatttaccactttgtaatgttgccatttcttttcaccacacttaaaagacaattTGGCACTGAGTATAGCAAGTGagttagtgtttcagcttttattttgtcccattcttcctgcaaacacgtcttaagatgtgcaacagtacgggtcatcgttgtcgcatttttcatttcaaagttcagcttaagcttgcgcccttggcctttatacATTGAAATTCCTTTCgattccttaaatggtttaatgatattatgcactgtagagggagaaatatgcaaatcccttccaatctttctttgaggtacattgtttttaaacatttcaataattttctcacacatttgttgacaaactggagatcctctgatcatctttgctcatcaaaaactctttcctggatgctgcttttgtaccaaaccacaattataatcacctgttgacatcacctgtttggaattatataattgtttagttttttcacctcattactagccctaaattgcaggaatggaggttgattaataaatggaatgaagttgagcagacaaaacatgaaatatctcatgtttaaactgtctgcaatcaaataaaagtcaaagtaaatgtaagcagtggtgtataaagtacctgaaggccatacttgagtaaaagtacaagtatcttaccagaaatttacttagatagaagtaaaagtcaccttttaaaatattacttgagtaaaagtctaaaagtatctgatgtttaatgtacttaagtattaaaagtaatttgatattaaatgtacttaagtattaaaagtaatttgatattaaatgtacttaagtattaaaagtagaagtaaaagtaaatgctgttagtataaactgaagcagtcatttagaaaaatataagattgttcttttaagcctgtaaaccaccttaacaagcttttttcttccttccatctgaacatgatttgtgccaatttgtgattataatcagctgttcacatcacctatttgaaatctgtcattatttagttgttttttaaccttattacgaggactaaattgccctgttccaactttttttagaatgtgttattatagcttaaaatgcatgtatgtgtatgttaagaatgaagttgaccagacaaaacatgaaatattttgggttcataaaagatggaataagagtcgatgtaaatgtaaaaaacactgcatctattttatttgcattttctatactgttccatttttttgatttgggtagtacattcaagttatagatactgtatatatcccaataacctaaaacaactgaattttggcagaattcatttaaaagcaaaactcaagcaagtttaactaaacgtgtggcacttttaaccctttaatgatctgctcaaccattagtttaatctaaatagctgggtaaaataagctgtatttaaatgatctttttgggctgtatctactccctgattggcatgtgttaaacgtaaaaaatattggtattcttactttaagaaaacaccatttctaacttatgtgtcaacctgaagcagcagctgaaaaatcatccataaaatgttgaaagttgag
This DNA window, taken from Trichomycterus rosablanca isolate fTriRos1 chromosome 3, fTriRos1.hap1, whole genome shotgun sequence, encodes the following:
- the LOC134310656 gene encoding uncharacterized protein LOC134310656; the protein is MDLGKFLPKITEGSLWKVACAAGVVVLGSAGWMYYWLRQRTNPPTELSQPATHDYEEGLDETSDFQVDMPNWQPDQPTEEPVFLHSGNRELHSTSRIIQFLSTESHRSQFESVQIRRYFVCVVEGSEIQQWWFTIAETCCLNHLGFPYYTTSEVSFTGIQSISGTVTAFVSCRRVETFVNVLLEDCVKTFYEVTRDYRRLWADGQEDTAHWVKNSTFYTPHMDSETDFESEFDGSEENLYPEESEVPFISCHLEDCGITDVALKLPALREVFSTLLTSIHLQNVLFVSGKELVMHLAALNKQDVVEAQLSYEALIRFLKEAANQ